The Candidatus Hydrogenedentota bacterium genome segment ATCACGAACAACCATGTCGTGGAGAACGCCGACAAAATCACCGTCCGCCTGGCCAACGGAAAGGAGTATGAGGCCACCGTGGCGGGCAACGACCCCGAGACGGACATCGCCGTCGTGAAAATCGAGCCCGACGAGCCGCTCCAGCCGCTGGTGCTCGGAGACTCGGACAAGGTGAAGGTCGGCGAGTTCGCCATCGCCATTGGCAGCCCGCGCAACCTCGAGGGCTCCGTCTCCTTCGGACATGTCAGCGCCCTGGGCCGCGAGAACCTGCGCGACCTCGCCATGCAGGGACTCACCTTCCAGAACCTCATCCAGACGGACGCGGCCATCAATCTCGGCAACAGCGGCGGCCCGCTCTGCAACATCCGCGGCGAGGTCATCGGCATCAACACCGCCATCGTGTTCGGCGCCAACTCCATCGGGTTCGCCATCCCCATCAACACCGCAAAGGCCACTGTGCCCATGCTCATCTCCGACGGGCGCGTCAGCCGCGGCTATCTCGGCGTGTCCATTGACGACGCCAAGAATTATGACGGCGTGGACACCCTGGGCCTGCCCGACATGGACGGCGCCGTCGTCCGACAGGTGCAGCCGGACACCCCCGCTGCAAAGGCGGACCTGAAGACCTACGATGTCATCCGCAAGGTCAACGGCGAGCCCGTGAAGACCGCCAGCGAACTGGTCCGGAAAATCTCCTCGTTCACCCCCGGCACCACGGTCACCCTGGAGGTATGGCGGGACAAGGCCCAGGTGAACATCGAAATCACCCTCACCGAGCGCAATGTCCGAGAGAACATGCGCGCGGCGGAGAAGTCCGTCCTCGGCATCCGCGTCCAGGAACTCGCCCCGCAGATGCTCGAACGCATGGGGATGGACAAGGACCTGAAAGGCGTGGTCGTCATCAATGTCGATCCGGGTAGTCCGGCCGAGGATGCGCGGCTCATGCAGGGCGACATCATCATCGAGGTGGCCCAGCAGCCTGTCACCAGCCCCGCCGAATTCTTCACCACCGTGGAGAAACACGCGGAACCGGGCAAGTCCCTGCTCGTCCGCTATGTCCGCGGCAACAACGACCCCGACATCACCGTAATCCGAGTCCCCAAAAACTAACCCCCTGATGTGCCGGGCGGGTGCGGCGGCTTCAAGTCGCCGCACCCGCCCCTTTTCTTGTCATGCCTATGCCAATTCTTCTAAAATCAGGTATCATCTCTTCAGGCTGCGGTTTGGTTTTCAGAGGAACGCGCCTCAAATGTCAACACGGGACTTCATGGCAAAACCGGCGTGTTTTCTCATGCTGTCCATTTTGCCCATACAGTCCATAATGTCCATGGTCCGGCAACACCCCCCGATTCCATGTCTTTTCCCTGTACCATGTCAGTAAAGGCAACCTCAAGGAGCGCTGAATGATTTACCGTCCCCTTGGACCGTCCGGCATGAACGTGTCTGTAATCTCCTTTGGCGCCTGGCAAATCGGTGACGACGATTTTTGGGGCCCGGACGAGCGCGCGGACGCAAAGCGGACGGTGCAGGAGGCCCTTGATGCGGGCGTCAATTTCTTCGACACCGCGGAGGCCTATGGAAAGGGCGAGTCGGAGCGCGTGCTGGGCAAATGCCTGGGCAGCCGCCGCAGGGAGGTTTTGCTGGCCTCGAAGGTTTCCACGGAAAACTGTGCGCCGGACCGGCTGCGCGCCGCCTGCGAGGGCAGCCTGAAGCGGCTTGGCACGGATTACCTGGACCTTTACCAGGTGCACTGGCCCCCCCCGGGATGTTCCCTTCAGCGATGTGGCCGGCGCCCTGCAGGCCCTGGTGGACGAGGGGAAAATCCGGGCGGCGGGTCTTTCCAATTTCGGTCCGGGGGACATGGACGAGTGGTTTGCCCACGGCGGCGCATTGTCGAACCAAATCGGGTACAACATGCTCTTCCGCGCCCCGGAGCACGAACTGCTGCCGGAGTGCCGCCGCAGGGGGCTGGGCGTGCTGGTCTAGATGCCGCTGATGCAGGGCCTCCTTGCCGGGCGCTACGACTCGGTGGAGGACATTCCCATGCTGCGCCGGCGCACCAGGCATTTCTCCTGCCACCGTGACGGCACCCGCCACGGCGAGCTGGGCCATGAAACCATTCTGATGGAGACCGTTCTGGACCTGCGCGACTTCGCGGAGGCCGTGGGACTGCCCATGTCCGTGATGTGCCTCTCCTGGCTCATTGCCCAGCCCGGAGTCACCTCCGCGGTCCTTGGCGCCCGGAACCCCGCCCAGCTCCAGCGCAATCTCGCCGCGGCGACCCTGGACATCGGCCCCGCCGCCGTCGCGCAGTTGAACGAGATAACCTACCCGCTCAAGCGGGCCATGGGGCATAACTGCGACATGTGGCAGTCCTCCCTCGAGTCGCGCATCCGCTGAGCGCCGGCTATTCCCCCCAGCGCGCCCGGCGCGACTGTTCGGCGAGCCATTGGGTCTGCTCGTCCAGAATGGTCATCCACTGCGCCGGCGAGTAGCCCGCGACACGCCCACCCTGCTGCGGGGTCTGGTAGCACACCGTCGTCACGTGCTTCACCCCCACCGCATAGTACAGCGCCACACGCTCCGCATAGGACAGCGCCCGGTGGGTCTCGTAGGACCGCAGCAGCGTGTCCGTGCGGAAGGACATCTTCTCCGGACTCGTCGTTGTGCGGACGCAGAGGTTTGAAACGGCGTAGGAAATGTCCTCCAGGTAACAGCCGTCCCCCGCAAACTCCAGGTCTATGATGGCCCGCAGCGCGTCCCCGTTGAACATCAGGTTGCCGCCGTGCCAGTCGCCGTGGATGAGTCCCGTCTCGAAGGCGTACCGCTTGTCTATGTCAAGCACTTCGGACGCCTGCTTCAAAAACACCACTATGTTGTTGCAGTGCCCCGCGGTGAGCTCGTCGTCGCGCTCCTCGCGGGCCATCTGGTAAAAACGCTCGAAGGTCTCCTTGGGCACCTCGCTGAAGCGCCATT includes the following:
- a CDS encoding aldo/keto reductase; the protein is MQGLLAGRYDSVEDIPMLRRRTRHFSCHRDGTRHGELGHETILMETVLDLRDFAEAVGLPMSVMCLSWLIAQPGVTSAVLGARNPAQLQRNLAAATLDIGPAAVAQLNEITYPLKRAMGHNCDMWQSSLESRIR
- a CDS encoding phosphotransferase gives rise to the protein MTTKLTGLEIVGDIIREHYDLGEVQVPRQLETTHQRRHRKMVVETSQGVFLAKTYRNDPVTVDGLYFQHNLSRYLSQNGLPVASIAKTREGRTFVILDTWCLELQEFITGHCMMVNEATLEVSGSALGRFHQVCQGLPAPPRDARKWRFSEVPKETFERFYQMAREERDDELTAGHCNNIVVFLKQASEVLDIDKRYAFETGLIHGDWHGGNLMFNGDALRAIIDLEFAGDGCYLEDISYAVSNLCVRTTTSPEKMSFRTDTLLRSYETHRALSYAERVALYYAVGVKHVTTVCYQTPQQGGRVAGYSPAQWMTILDEQTQWLAEQSRRARWGE
- a CDS encoding aldo/keto reductase is translated as MIYRPLGPSGMNVSVISFGAWQIGDDDFWGPDERADAKRTVQEALDAGVNFFDTAEAYGKGESERVLGKCLGSRRREVLLASKVSTENCAPDRLRAACEGSLKRLGTDYLDLYQVHWPPPGCSLQRCGRRPAGPGGRGENPGGGSFQFRSGGHGRVVCPRRRIVEPNRVQHALPRPGARTAAGVPPQGAGRAGLDAADAGPPCRALRLGGGHSHAAPAHQAFLLPP
- a CDS encoding trypsin-like peptidase domain-containing protein: MRHFRHLGIAALVCAAALSAAAQAPGSLLQQIQDEYVRLHDQLRPSVVNIDVQGKSEEPDMGSMEDLYRFFNLPMPTPDQQRRMPSRPRGTGSGFIYDAAGYIITNNHVVENADKITVRLANGKEYEATVAGNDPETDIAVVKIEPDEPLQPLVLGDSDKVKVGEFAIAIGSPRNLEGSVSFGHVSALGRENLRDLAMQGLTFQNLIQTDAAINLGNSGGPLCNIRGEVIGINTAIVFGANSIGFAIPINTAKATVPMLISDGRVSRGYLGVSIDDAKNYDGVDTLGLPDMDGAVVRQVQPDTPAAKADLKTYDVIRKVNGEPVKTASELVRKISSFTPGTTVTLEVWRDKAQVNIEITLTERNVRENMRAAEKSVLGIRVQELAPQMLERMGMDKDLKGVVVINVDPGSPAEDARLMQGDIIIEVAQQPVTSPAEFFTTVEKHAEPGKSLLVRYVRGNNDPDITVIRVPKN